Part of the Cryptosporangium arvum DSM 44712 genome, CTCGGCGTCGGCCACCGCCACCACCCCCGCGCCGCGGGCCGCGGCCAGCACCGCGCCGGCCACCGCGTCGTCGTCGGCGACCGGGCCGGTCACGACCGTGCGTGACGCGGTGAGGTCCCAGGGCTCGTCCGGGACGCCGAGCCCGGTGCGCACCGACCAGCCGTCCGCGGCCAGACGCCGCACCACGGCGGCCAGGTCGGTGGCCGACCGCAGCACGTAGAGCGGCCGCCCGCTCACTCGGCACCGGCCAGCACGAGGGTCGCGGCCTCGGTGCGCGTGCGAGCGCCGAGCTTGCGCATGCCCGCGCGGACGTGCGTCTCGACGGTCTCCCGGGAGATGCCCAGCTGCCCGGCGATCCGGCGGGTGGGTTCGCCCGCCGCGACCAGGGCCAGCACCTCGCGCTCACGGGCGGTGAGCGTGCGGGTACGGGTGCGGTCGATCGTCGCGCGGCGCACCGAGTAGCGGCGCAGCGCGCGGTGCACCCGGCCGAGCAGCACGGTCAGCCCGGCGTGCTCGGCGTACTTCTCCGCGGCCAGCAGTGGGGGGAGCGCGCGGTCGGCGTCCGGCGTGGAGAGGCCGGCCGCGAGCAGGCAGCGGATCTGTTCCCGCAGCGCGCTGCCCTGCCACAGGGCCGCCGCGGCCTCGAAGGCGGTGGCCGGCGGCGTGTGCTCGACCACCGTGCCGTCCTCCACGCCCGCCCAGGCCGACAGCGTCGCACGCACCGGCAGCAGCCGGTGCCCTCCGCCGGTCAGGTCGGCGTCTCCCCGTTCCTCGGCGGCGGAGCGGAGGTCATGGCGGGCCCACCGGGTCGTGACCGCGCCCAGGCCACCGGCGAGCGAGCCGCTGGCCGGTGCGTCGTCCGGCTCGAGCGCCCGGTCGGGCTGACCGTCGAGCCAGGACACCTCGCGGTCGACCCAGCGCACGACCTCGGGCCCGGGGCCGCGGCCGGTTCCGGCGGCGCGGCCGGCCGGGTCGCGGTCCAGGCGGGTGCGTGCCGGGGCCAGCGCGCCGGTGTCGGCCAGCGCGAGCGACGCCGCGGCCAGCGCGTAGCTGCGGGCCTGCGCGGGCAGGGTGCGGTCGAGCAGGTCGACGGCGCCCCGCACCACCGTGTCGAGGTCGGCCCCGAGCAGCGCGCCGCACCAGAGCTCGGTGGCCGCGAACCGGGTCTCCCAGCTGTAGGCGAGCTGGCCCGCGCACGCGGCGCGGTACTGACCGGCGACGCTGCCGGCCTCGGTGATCCGGCCGTCGGCCAGCAGGTGCTCGGTGAGCAGCCAGCCGCTCCACCAGGCGTCGACCGGCCGGCCGTCGGCCAGGGCCGCGCTCGCCGCCGCGGTGAGGCCCTCGATCCAGCCGTCCCGCCGGTCGCGGGCCGCCAGCGCGGCGAGCCCCACCCGGACCGCCGGGAACCCGGCGAGCTCCCCCGGCACGGCCACCGCGCGCGCCGCGGCCCCGGTGGCGTCGGCCGACAGCGCGGCCAGCAGCGTCACCCGCGTGTGCTCGGCCCGCAGCACGTCCGGCGCACCGGCCGCCGGCACCGCGCTCACCGCCGCGAGGGCCTCCCCGGCCGTCCCGGCCTGCAACGACGCTTCGGCACGCAGCACCGCCGTGCGCACCCGGTCGCCGACCGGCAGCGGCTCGGCCGACGGATCGGGAAGGACGCGGCGGCAGGCGGTGGTGTCGCCGGCGGCCAGCGCGGCCTCGGCCGCCTCCAGGCGCAGGGAGACCAGCGAGCGCGGGCGCCCGCCGTCGGAGTCGGTGGGCACCCCACCGGCCGCGACCGCCGACTCCACCGCCAGCAACAGCGCCGCCGCGCGGTCGCCCACCGTGGCCGCGGCACGCACCGCCCCCAGCGCCGTGCGGTAGGCGGACACCGCGTCGCCGCCGGCCGCGCGGTGCCGCGCGGACTCCAGACCGGGGAGCAGGTCGGCCAACCGGCGGTGCAGCCCGGTCCGCTCGGTCACCGGCAGCACGGCCGCGGCCACCTCGGCGAGGTACCGGGGCCGGGGCACCACCAGGTCGCCGTCCACTGTGACCCAGCCGGCCTCGGTCAGCTCGGGTACACCGGGCCCGAGCAACGCCGGCGACGCGGGGCGGCCGAGCAGGCCCAGCGCGGCCAGCGCGGTCCGGGCCGGCCGCGGCAGATCCGCGACCGCGGCCGCGACCGCCCGGTCGAGCGCCCCGGTCGCGCTGTCCTCGTCGCTGATCCCCGGCTCCGCCTCCCCGGCCGAGACCGACGCCAACCCGCCGGCCACGGCCCGCGCCGCCAGCACCCGGATCGCGAGCGGATTCCCGCCGGCCCGCGCGAGCACCGCCGCCAGCAGCCGCTCGTCGAGCGTCGGCGCCACCTGCCGGGCCAGCTCCCGCGCCGCGGCCGGATCCAGGCCGGGCAGCACGGTCCACCGGACGGCCGCCGCCCGCAGCGCGGCTTCGGTCTCCGGCGGTAACCCGCCGGGCGTCCGGATCGCGATCAGCACGCGGCTGACGTCGGCCAGGAGCGGGAGCACAGCCAGTGACAAAGGGTCGGCGTGATGCACGTCGTCGACCACCAGGAGACCTTCGCCGACGCGGGCCCGCACCGCCTCGGCGGCGAGCGGAACGTCACGCTCGGGCAGGCGGGCGCGCACCGCGCGGGACAGCGCCATGCCCGGGAGGTGACGCAGAGTGGCCAGACCACCACCGGTGAACACCGGGCCGCGGAACCGCGCGGCCAGCGAGCGCAGCGCGGTCGTCCGGCCGATCCCCGGTCCACCGGCCAGAACCACGAGCCCGGGCCGTCTCAGCGGGGCATCGGGGCCGTCCTGGATCGCCGGCGTTCCCCCGTCGGCGTCGAACACCGCATTTCCTCCCGCACTGAACCGATCTGATCCCCCTGTCCGAACCCTGGCTGGTGTGGCACGAAGTAGGGATGGTGCGGCCGAAGGATATGCCTAGGGTCAGTGCTGCGAATCCCGCACAGTCAAACCCCCGACACAGGTCCCGGCAGGTCTGCCTTTGCGGGCCACCCTGAACGGGTCCCTTCGACAGGAGGATGTTTCCCATGAGCGACGGAACCGACGCCAACTTCGACGCCGGCGCACCGGACGACGCGCAGGCGGTCGACTACAACCAGGACGGCCAGGAGGACGGCTACCTGGTGACCAACAGCGACGGTTCGCAGTACGAGGTTCTCGACACCGACGGCGACGGTGCGTACGACACCGTTCTGGTCGACACCGACGGCGACAACGCCGCGGACGCGGTGGGCGTCGACACCGACGGTGACGGTGTGATCGACGCGGTGGCGGTCGACACCAACCACGACGGTGTCGCGGACTACGCGGCGGCCGACACGGACGGTGACGGCGTCATCGACACCGCGGTGGCCGACACCGACGGCGACGGCACCGCTGACGTCGCGTACCAGGACACCAACGGCGACGGCACCGCCGACGTCGCGTACTCCGACACCGACGGTGACGGCGAGTTCGACACGCAGACCCAGGCCCCGGCCGGCACCCAGACCGGTGCCCCGGACCTGGCCAGCGCCTGATCAACCCGGCTGCCGGGCCCGTGGGTCACCGCGGGCCCGGCAGCGGCATGATCAAGGAAAAGCACCGAACACTTCAGGGAGCAGACAGTGGCGCCAGGTCCGCTGAGCCAGCGCGTGGCCGGACTCTGCGGGGAGGTCGGTCCCCGGCTCGGAGGCGGCACCGGCGTAGCGGTCGCGGACCTGTCCCGACGGCTCGGCGAGCCCCTGCGGGTCGCGATCGCCGGACGACTCAAGGCCGGTAAGTCGACGCTCGTCAACGCGCTGATCGGCCGCCGGGTGGCGCCCACCGAGGTCGGCGAGTGCACCCGGCTGGTGACGCAGTTCCGGTACGGGCCGGCCGACCGGGTCGACGTGGTCCGCCGCGACGGGCTGCGCGTCAGCCTGCCGCTGGACGAGTCGGGGATGATCCCGCAGCGGCTCGGCATCCCCCGCCAGGAGGTGTCCTACGTCGACGTCACGCTGGCCAGCGACCGGCTGCGTGACCTGACGGTCGTCGACACCCCCGGCCTGAGCTCGACCAACTCCCAGGTCAGCGCGGGCACGCGGCGGTTCCTGTTCAACGACAACCCGGTCGACGACGACCTCGACTCGGACTCGCAGAGCGCGCTCTCCGGGGCCGAGGCGATCATCTACGTGTTCACCCAGTCGGTCCGTGAGGACGACCTGGAGGCGCTGGAGGCGTTCCGCTCGATCTCCGCGCGGCTGTCGTCGAACCCGATCAACTCGCTCGGCCTGTTCAACAAAGTGGACAAACTGGGCGGCGGGGGTGACCCGTGGCCGGTCGCCGGCCCGCTGGCCGAGACGCAGGCCCAGGCGCTGCGCCGCCAGGTCGCGGACGTGGTGCCGGTCGTCGGCCTGCTCGCCGAGACCACCGAGGCCGGGCGGCTGACCGCGGCGGACTGCGAGAGCCTGCGCGCGCTGGCCGCGCTGCCCGCGGTGGACCGCGCGGTGCTGATGGCCTCGGTCGACCTGTTCACGACCCGCGAGTGCGAGGTGCCGGCCGAGCAGCGCGAACGCCTGCTGCGCCTGCTCGACCTCTACGGCATCCAGTTCGCGGTCGCGTCGCTGGCCGCCGACTCGACGCTCGCGACCGGCGAGCTGATCCGCCGGCTCTACCGCGCGTCCGGGTTCCCGCGCGTGCGCCAGACGCTCGACCAGGCGTTCCGCTGGCGCACCGACGCGATCAAGGCCGGCTGGGCGCTGACGACGCTGGAGCAGATCGCCGCGCGCGCCGAGCGTCCGGCCGACCGCGAGCTGCTCCGGGACGCGGTGGAGCGCCTCCTCCAGCAGCCCGAGTACCACCAGCTGCGGCTGCTCGAGGTGGCGCAGCAGGTCACCACCGGCGCCGTCGAGCTCCCGGCCGGGATGGAGTCCGAGCTCACCCGGCTCGCGCTCTCCGACGACCCCGGCTGGATCCTGAACCTGGCCGGTGCGCCGGTCCCCCAACTCGCGCAGGCCGCGCTCGAGGCCGCCACCCGCTGGCGGACGTTCGCGGTGGCGAGTGCGAGCCCCGCTCAGGCGCGGATCGCCCACGTGGCGCACCGCGGCTTCTACCTGCTGTCCCAGCGCGTCCGCGCGAACGCGTCCTGACCTCCCCGAACGGAGTACCCCACCATGCCGACCAGCTTCGTTCGGCTCATCGTGGCCGGGCTGACCCTAGTCCTGGCCGTGCTCACCGGACTGGTCACCGGTATGGCCGCGGGCGGCGACGGTAGCGACTGCGGCGAGGGTCAGACCCCGGCGTCCACCGTCTCGTCGGCCCCGGCGAACGGTCCGTCGACCGGTCCGACGACGGCGGGCGGCGGACCCGTCGGTGACGCCTCGCCGTCCGACGACGGCGGCAAACCCAACGTCGACGTGCCCGGCGGCACCCCTCCGGAGGACGGTGGGCTGCCCGGCGTCAACGAAGCGCTGACGCTCAACGACGACGGCTGCGGCAACCAGGCCATCGACCCGCTGACCGCGCTCTTCGGCTTCCTCGGGGCGTTGCTGGCCGGGGGGATCGTCGCCGGGATCGCGCTGTTCGTGCCGCGCACGGACACCCCCGCGGCCGCCGCCGCGCAGCCGGTCTCCAGCGGGGCGTACGGGGGCTACAGCCCGCCGGTGCCGCAGCCGGTCAGCTCCGGCCACTCCACCGGCTCGCACGCCGTGCTCACCGACGCCCCTCCGGAGACCGGCCGGCTCACCCGGGACCGCAAGACGCTCGTCGAGACCGCGATCTACGTTCGTGACCGGGCGACCAGCAAAGCCATCGCCGACCGCCTGGCCTGGGCGCTGAACGAGGTCGGCGTCGTCGAGGACCGGCCGGCCGGCGAAGCGTTCGACACCGCCAGGCACGAGGCCGGCGGCACCACCCCGACCACCGACCCGGCGCTCTCCGGCACGATCGCGGCGGTCGAGATCTCCGGGTACACCGACCGGGGGCAGATCGTCCGCGCGCCGGTCGTCACGGTCTACCAGTCGGAGGCCCGATGACCACCCCCGCCGCCAAGCCCGACCCCGCGGCCGCGCTGCGCGCGGTCGAGGAGCAGATCCGCGGTGCGATCGACACCGGCCTCGGGCACCTGCGCCGCCTCGACCCCGACCTGGCCGCCGACATCGACCAGATCCGCCGCGCCGAGGCCACCCAGCCGACCGTGGTCGTCGTGGGCGAGACCAAGCGGGGCAAGAGCTCGCTGATCAACGCGCTGCTGGCGACGCCGAACCTGTCCCCCGTCGACGCCGCGGTGGCGACCAGCGCGTACCTGGAGTTCTCGGCCGGTGACCCGCCGCGGGCGCTGGCCCACGTGCCGGGCGACACGATGCCGCACCCGCTCGGGCTCAACGCGCTGCGTGACTGGGGCACGGTGCTGGGCACGCTGCCCGACGGCCGGCGCCCGCCGCAGCGCATCCAGGTGTTCCACACCGCGCCGCTGCTGCAGAGCATCACGCTCATCGACACCCCCGGCGTCGGCGGGCTCGACTCGACCCACGCCGAGATCGCGCTGGACGCGGTCGCCCGGGCCACCGCGCTGCTGTTCGTCGTCGACGCGTCGTCGCCGTTCTCCAAGCCCGAGCTGGACTTCCTGCTGGAGGCCAGCAAGCGGGTCAACCTGGTGATGTTCGCGCTGACCAAGACCGACGCGTTCCCCGGCTGGCGCACGGTGCTCGACGACGACAAGGCGCTGCTGCACACCCACGCGCCCCGGTTCGCGCAGTCGGCGTTCTTCCCGGTGTCGGCCCGGCTGGCCGAGCTCGCCGACCAGATGCCGATCCCGGAGGCCGCCGAGGAGGTGCGCAAGGAGTCACGCATCGCCGACCTGCGCACCGCGCTGGCCCGCCAGGTCGCGGTGCGCAACGGGGTGCTGGTGCAGGCCAACCTGCTGCGCACGGTGCGCTCGGAGCTCGTCGGCCTGGACACCCAGATCGGCGAGAAGATGCGCGCGGTCGACCCGGACCCGGGTCAGGCCGAGAAGCTCAAGGCCGAGCGGGCGGAGTTCGTCCAGCGCAAACGCAAGGACGCCCGCACCTGGACGCTGACCCTCAACACCGAGGTGCAGCGGGCCAGGGTCGACTCGACCGCACTGCTGCGCAACGAGATCAGCAAGGCCCAGGACCACTACCTGACGATCGTCGAGAAGGCCAACGGGGAGCGGATCAAGCGCCTGCCGACCGACATCGACCAGGCCCTGCAGGCGATCGCGCTGCGGCTCTCGGCCGAGATGGAGCGCCGTTTCCGGGTGATCGGCGCGCAGATCCTGCGCGAGGTCTTCTCCGACGCCGAGCTGTCGCAGATCCTGGCCCGGCTGAACGCCCGGCTGCGCTCGGTCGCGTCGGCGCGGCCCCAGCGCGACGGCGCCGGTGGCGACAACGCGCTGGTGATCACCGGTGCGGTGGGTACCGCGTCGCTCCTGGGCAACCTGAGCGCGACCGGTGCCGGTGCGCTGCTGGCCGGTACCGCGGCCGGGTTCGCGGTGCCGGTGATCGGCCTCGGCGTCGGCCTGGCCGCGGGTGCGTTCATGCTCTACCGCCGCCGGGTCGGCAACGACCGGCAGGCCGCGAAGATCTGGCTGCGTGAGGTGCTGAACGAGGCCAGGGCGTCGATCGCCGAGGAGATCTCGCACCGCTTCACCGACCTGCAGTTCGCGCTGACCGTCGCGCTCGACGAGGCGGTGGAACGGCGGGTCGAGCAGCTCGACGCGCAGATCGCCGAGATCGACAAGGCGCTGGCCGACGACAAGGCCAACCGGGCGAAGAAGCGCACCGCGCTGCAGACCGACCGGGACGCGATCCGGACGCGGATCAAGTCGCTGGACGAGGTGCTCGGCAAGGCGAAGGCGGCGACGAAGATCACGGTGCCGACCGGTGCGCCGAAGGCGGCGGCGCCGAAGCCGGCCGCGGCTCCGGCGGGCGGCGGGGCCGCCGGCCAGGCGGCGCAGGCCGCGGCCGGGAAGGCGTGAGGGCACGATGGACGGTCACGTGGGCGACGACTTCCCGGACGACTTCGAGGCCGACGAGCCGGAGGACCTCCCGGACGACGGGGCGCTGC contains:
- a CDS encoding helix-turn-helix transcriptional regulator, coding for MFDADGGTPAIQDGPDAPLRRPGLVVLAGGPGIGRTTALRSLAARFRGPVFTGGGLATLRHLPGMALSRAVRARLPERDVPLAAEAVRARVGEGLLVVDDVHHADPLSLAVLPLLADVSRVLIAIRTPGGLPPETEAALRAAAVRWTVLPGLDPAAARELARQVAPTLDERLLAAVLARAGGNPLAIRVLAARAVAGGLASVSAGEAEPGISDEDSATGALDRAVAAAVADLPRPARTALAALGLLGRPASPALLGPGVPELTEAGWVTVDGDLVVPRPRYLAEVAAAVLPVTERTGLHRRLADLLPGLESARHRAAGGDAVSAYRTALGAVRAAATVGDRAAALLLAVESAVAAGGVPTDSDGGRPRSLVSLRLEAAEAALAAGDTTACRRVLPDPSAEPLPVGDRVRTAVLRAEASLQAGTAGEALAAVSAVPAAGAPDVLRAEHTRVTLLAALSADATGAAARAVAVPGELAGFPAVRVGLAALAARDRRDGWIEGLTAAASAALADGRPVDAWWSGWLLTEHLLADGRITEAGSVAGQYRAACAGQLAYSWETRFAATELWCGALLGADLDTVVRGAVDLLDRTLPAQARSYALAAASLALADTGALAPARTRLDRDPAGRAAGTGRGPGPEVVRWVDREVSWLDGQPDRALEPDDAPASGSLAGGLGAVTTRWARHDLRSAAEERGDADLTGGGHRLLPVRATLSAWAGVEDGTVVEHTPPATAFEAAAALWQGSALREQIRCLLAAGLSTPDADRALPPLLAAEKYAEHAGLTVLLGRVHRALRRYSVRRATIDRTRTRTLTAREREVLALVAAGEPTRRIAGQLGISRETVETHVRAGMRKLGARTRTEAATLVLAGAE
- a CDS encoding dynamin family protein, with product MAPGPLSQRVAGLCGEVGPRLGGGTGVAVADLSRRLGEPLRVAIAGRLKAGKSTLVNALIGRRVAPTEVGECTRLVTQFRYGPADRVDVVRRDGLRVSLPLDESGMIPQRLGIPRQEVSYVDVTLASDRLRDLTVVDTPGLSSTNSQVSAGTRRFLFNDNPVDDDLDSDSQSALSGAEAIIYVFTQSVREDDLEALEAFRSISARLSSNPINSLGLFNKVDKLGGGGDPWPVAGPLAETQAQALRRQVADVVPVVGLLAETTEAGRLTAADCESLRALAALPAVDRAVLMASVDLFTTRECEVPAEQRERLLRLLDLYGIQFAVASLAADSTLATGELIRRLYRASGFPRVRQTLDQAFRWRTDAIKAGWALTTLEQIAARAERPADRELLRDAVERLLQQPEYHQLRLLEVAQQVTTGAVELPAGMESELTRLALSDDPGWILNLAGAPVPQLAQAALEAATRWRTFAVASASPAQARIAHVAHRGFYLLSQRVRANAS
- the grpE gene encoding nucleotide exchange factor GrpE; translated protein: MPTSFVRLIVAGLTLVLAVLTGLVTGMAAGGDGSDCGEGQTPASTVSSAPANGPSTGPTTAGGGPVGDASPSDDGGKPNVDVPGGTPPEDGGLPGVNEALTLNDDGCGNQAIDPLTALFGFLGALLAGGIVAGIALFVPRTDTPAAAAAQPVSSGAYGGYSPPVPQPVSSGHSTGSHAVLTDAPPETGRLTRDRKTLVETAIYVRDRATSKAIADRLAWALNEVGVVEDRPAGEAFDTARHEAGGTTPTTDPALSGTIAAVEISGYTDRGQIVRAPVVTVYQSEAR
- a CDS encoding dynamin family protein gives rise to the protein MTTPAAKPDPAAALRAVEEQIRGAIDTGLGHLRRLDPDLAADIDQIRRAEATQPTVVVVGETKRGKSSLINALLATPNLSPVDAAVATSAYLEFSAGDPPRALAHVPGDTMPHPLGLNALRDWGTVLGTLPDGRRPPQRIQVFHTAPLLQSITLIDTPGVGGLDSTHAEIALDAVARATALLFVVDASSPFSKPELDFLLEASKRVNLVMFALTKTDAFPGWRTVLDDDKALLHTHAPRFAQSAFFPVSARLAELADQMPIPEAAEEVRKESRIADLRTALARQVAVRNGVLVQANLLRTVRSELVGLDTQIGEKMRAVDPDPGQAEKLKAERAEFVQRKRKDARTWTLTLNTEVQRARVDSTALLRNEISKAQDHYLTIVEKANGERIKRLPTDIDQALQAIALRLSAEMERRFRVIGAQILREVFSDAELSQILARLNARLRSVASARPQRDGAGGDNALVITGAVGTASLLGNLSATGAGALLAGTAAGFAVPVIGLGVGLAAGAFMLYRRRVGNDRQAAKIWLREVLNEARASIAEEISHRFTDLQFALTVALDEAVERRVEQLDAQIAEIDKALADDKANRAKKRTALQTDRDAIRTRIKSLDEVLGKAKAATKITVPTGAPKAAAPKPAAAPAGGGAAGQAAQAAAGKA